The following are encoded in a window of Bacillus sp. SORGH_AS_0510 genomic DNA:
- a CDS encoding YjiH family protein — MENQTVVNAKQPELQNSNMLNMVKFFVFSAIGIFVFFVPITLNGKSSIMLDHFVSAIQLAVPSILPYYALLVILLGAVYPFYKKTWRKDTVTLIFSILKILGFVAGAMFVFNVGPKWFFSPDMAPFLYNKLVISVGLLVPIGSVFLALLVGYGLLEFIGIFMQPVMRPIWKTPGRSAIDAVASFVGSYSIGLLITNRVFKEGKYSIKEAAIIATGFSTVSATFMIVVAKTLNLMDMWNAYFWITLVVTFIVTAITVRIWPLSKMSDSYYQEMEGDQEVIIKKDRMKTAWKEAMITANESPSFGKNIWENLKDGFVMTMGILPSIMSVGLLGLILAEFTPVFDWLGYIFYPFTALVQLPDPMLAAKASAVGIAEMFLPALLVTKAAVVTKFVIAVVSVSSIIFFSAVVPCILSTEIPLTIGKLVVIWFERVVLTILLTAPLAYLLL, encoded by the coding sequence ATGGAAAATCAAACTGTAGTGAATGCGAAGCAACCAGAATTACAGAATAGTAATATGTTGAATATGGTAAAGTTTTTTGTTTTCAGTGCTATTGGTATTTTTGTATTCTTTGTACCGATTACTTTAAATGGAAAATCCTCAATTATGCTCGACCACTTTGTTTCGGCTATTCAATTAGCCGTTCCTAGTATTTTGCCTTATTATGCACTTTTAGTAATTTTATTAGGGGCAGTTTATCCTTTCTATAAGAAAACTTGGAGAAAGGATACGGTAACGTTAATATTTTCAATCTTGAAAATCCTGGGTTTTGTTGCAGGGGCTATGTTCGTTTTTAATGTAGGTCCAAAATGGTTTTTTAGTCCGGATATGGCACCATTCCTTTATAACAAACTAGTGATTTCGGTAGGGTTATTAGTTCCAATTGGCTCTGTATTTCTTGCTTTGTTAGTAGGGTATGGTTTGCTGGAATTTATCGGAATATTCATGCAACCAGTCATGCGGCCGATTTGGAAAACGCCCGGAAGATCGGCTATTGATGCGGTTGCCTCTTTTGTAGGTAGCTATTCTATCGGTTTGTTGATTACGAACCGTGTATTCAAAGAAGGAAAATACTCTATCAAAGAAGCAGCCATTATTGCTACAGGATTTTCCACGGTTTCAGCAACATTTATGATTGTAGTAGCGAAAACACTAAATCTGATGGACATGTGGAATGCTTATTTTTGGATTACGCTAGTTGTTACATTTATCGTTACTGCTATTACAGTTCGAATCTGGCCATTATCAAAAATGAGTGATTCCTACTACCAGGAGATGGAAGGCGACCAAGAGGTCATCATTAAAAAAGATCGAATGAAAACTGCTTGGAAAGAGGCCATGATTACAGCGAATGAATCACCGAGCTTTGGTAAAAACATATGGGAAAATCTAAAAGATGGCTTTGTCATGACCATGGGAATTTTACCATCCATCATGTCGGTTGGGTTACTCGGTTTGATCTTGGCCGAGTTTACACCTGTATTTGATTGGCTAGGATATATTTTCTATCCATTTACAGCACTTGTTCAGCTGCCTGATCCTATGCTAGCAGCCAAGGCTAGTGCAGTGGGCATTGCAGAAATGTTTTTACCTGCCTTGTTAGTGACCAAAGCAGCAGTTGTAACGAAATTTGTGATCGCTGTTGTATCCGTCTCTTCCATTATCTTCTTTTCTGCAGTGGTACCGTGTATTTTATCAACAGAGATTCCACTCACAATTGGAAAGTTAGTAGTCATCTGGTTCGAAAGAGTAGTACTAACGATATTACTCACAGCACCACTTGCATACTTACTTCTATAA
- a CDS encoding ABC transporter permease: MKTRVKKWSGEYGLFLLVVLLLVSLWEWVVRQGVIPAFILPTPSAIWKSLVENRELLLGEHLPATLKEILIGFVISVSGGVLLGVGMHFSRPLEKILYPFLIISQTIPLIAISPIFIMWFGYSIWSKIAVTILTAFFPIVVSTYDGLKTGGNEYRELLLTMGANRWTIFQKVQVPMALPAFLSGLKLSVVYCVVGATIGEWLGASEGLGYFSRRMSGNLQADAVFAAIFLLSLLGIVLFLVISLIERQVLNNKFRS, encoded by the coding sequence ATGAAAACTAGAGTGAAAAAATGGTCAGGGGAGTATGGGTTGTTTTTGTTGGTAGTGCTCCTGCTTGTCAGCCTATGGGAATGGGTAGTTAGGCAAGGGGTGATTCCCGCTTTTATCTTGCCCACTCCATCAGCCATTTGGAAATCGTTAGTTGAAAATAGGGAACTTTTGTTGGGTGAGCATCTGCCGGCTACGTTGAAAGAGATCCTAATCGGTTTTGTCATTTCAGTAAGTGGTGGTGTGCTGCTAGGGGTAGGTATGCATTTTTCCCGACCATTGGAGAAAATCCTTTACCCGTTCCTAATCATTTCACAAACAATCCCGCTGATAGCCATTTCTCCGATTTTTATCATGTGGTTTGGTTATTCAATTTGGAGCAAGATTGCTGTCACGATTTTAACAGCCTTTTTCCCCATCGTTGTGAGTACATATGACGGGCTGAAAACGGGTGGAAATGAGTACCGTGAATTACTTTTAACTATGGGAGCGAATCGCTGGACGATTTTTCAAAAAGTACAGGTACCAATGGCCTTGCCAGCCTTTTTATCAGGATTGAAGCTGTCTGTTGTTTATTGTGTCGTTGGGGCTACGATTGGAGAATGGCTTGGTGCCAGTGAAGGTCTCGGATACTTTAGTCGGCGAATGTCAGGTAATTTGCAGGCAGATGCGGTGTTTGCCGCTATATTTCTATTATCCTTACTAGGGATTGTCCTGTTTTTAGTAATAAGTTTAATCGAACGGCAAGTCTTGAATAATAAATTTCGCAGCTAA
- a CDS encoding HipA family kinase, producing the protein MITPIAYRKTLEGKSNAHLISFSDGHDYVVKFFQPGFERTLPNEWVGYCLARYLGLPIPFARLVAIPPEFIAQVPELKVMHHTQYQFASLYVPDCMDGHQTPNISSISNHQSLAGAILLDYWLCNRDRTRKNIVLCEEDPGQYQLWIIDHAEIFGAYNWIASDLEDMSEQLLKSATHQIMAKFIESENSFTDYLELIQTIPIFLIEEIISMIPEDWMVSKEEKKAMVSALVTRRKSVLPHLMERFLKKIYLPLHDNSM; encoded by the coding sequence ATGATTACTCCTATTGCCTATCGAAAAACATTAGAAGGAAAGTCTAATGCTCACTTAATAAGTTTTAGTGATGGACATGACTATGTGGTAAAGTTCTTTCAGCCTGGGTTTGAGAGAACTTTACCAAATGAATGGGTGGGGTATTGTTTAGCACGATATCTCGGTCTGCCGATTCCATTTGCCCGGTTAGTAGCGATACCACCAGAGTTTATTGCGCAAGTTCCTGAACTGAAAGTCATGCACCATACCCAATACCAATTCGCTTCTTTATATGTTCCTGATTGTATGGACGGTCATCAAACGCCAAATATTTCTAGTATTAGTAATCACCAGTCATTAGCAGGTGCCATCTTGCTAGATTACTGGCTTTGCAATCGCGATCGTACGCGTAAAAATATAGTCTTATGTGAGGAAGATCCAGGACAATACCAATTATGGATTATTGATCATGCTGAGATTTTCGGTGCATACAACTGGATTGCCAGTGATTTAGAGGACATGTCAGAGCAGTTATTGAAGAGCGCTACACATCAGATTATGGCAAAATTTATTGAATCGGAAAATAGTTTTACGGATTATTTGGAACTAATCCAGACCATCCCTATATTTTTAATTGAGGAAATCATCTCAATGATTCCAGAAGATTGGATGGTAAGTAAAGAAGAGAAAAAAGCCATGGTCAGTGCCCTAGTGACGAGGCGTAAAAGTGTTCTTCCACACCTCATGGAGAGATTTTTGAAAAAAATTTATCTCCCTTTACATGATAATAGTATGTAA
- the tenA gene encoding thiaminase II, translating into MKFSERLFQKVSDIWEKTHEHPFVVGMGKGDLPMESFIRYMKQDYVFLIDYSKLFALGAVKAKDIETMAAFAKLLHETLHGEMDLHREYAARFGINNQQLEETKPSPINLAYTRYMLNVAQNGSLEELISSLLPCMWSYWEIGKMLAKQYQGASSHYLYGEWVKMYSSDEFGALAEWLINLLDTLAEGKPERELAILEEHFLTTSRFEYMFWDMVYHGGEWPV; encoded by the coding sequence ATGAAATTTTCTGAGAGGCTTTTTCAGAAAGTAAGTGATATTTGGGAGAAAACACATGAGCATCCTTTTGTTGTCGGAATGGGGAAAGGGGACCTTCCTATGGAATCATTTATTCGTTACATGAAACAGGATTATGTGTTCTTAATTGATTATTCTAAGCTGTTTGCTTTAGGAGCAGTGAAAGCAAAAGATATCGAAACCATGGCAGCCTTTGCCAAGCTCTTACATGAAACCTTACATGGCGAGATGGATCTGCACCGCGAATATGCCGCTCGGTTTGGGATTAACAACCAGCAGTTAGAAGAGACCAAACCAAGTCCCATTAATTTAGCCTACACCCGTTATATGCTGAATGTAGCTCAAAATGGGTCCCTAGAAGAATTGATTTCTTCATTATTACCATGCATGTGGAGCTATTGGGAGATTGGTAAGATGTTAGCTAAACAATATCAAGGTGCTAGCAGTCACTATCTATATGGTGAATGGGTGAAAATGTACTCCTCGGATGAGTTTGGTGCATTGGCAGAGTGGTTAATCAACTTACTAGATACTTTAGCAGAAGGAAAACCAGAAAGAGAGTTAGCTATCCTAGAAGAACATTTCTTAACCACTTCTCGATTTGAATATATGTTCTGGGATATGGTTTACCATGGGGGCGAGTGGCCTGTCTAA
- a CDS encoding agmatinase family protein, which yields MKSFLYPKLNPPSFTWVKPDNGDRVEKVHEWIQPLTADSDPEQCKDTDFVVVGVPLSRSSISASGASEFPDAFRRLWKGFTTYNLDEDIDLSNMTAVDAGDVPMHVTDIRKCHDNIIAASNALHQHFGTSTVCAIGGDHSITAMMVKGLHQAKPQEKIGILQFDTHFDLRDLSDNGPSNGTPMRNLIESGTVEPSNMYNIGLHGFFNTKDLKQFADEKGVNYYTLRQARKKGIEETIRHCLEELEAKVDTIYLTVDMDVLDIAYAPGVPASTPGGMTTAELLDGVLAAAKHPKVKTMDIVCLDPLKDTQVQPTVKLGTHIFLTFLTGVMLR from the coding sequence TTGAAAAGCTTTCTTTATCCTAAATTGAATCCACCGAGTTTTACTTGGGTAAAACCAGATAACGGAGATAGAGTGGAAAAGGTTCATGAATGGATTCAACCACTGACTGCTGACTCGGATCCCGAACAATGCAAGGACACTGATTTTGTAGTAGTCGGTGTGCCTCTTTCCCGCTCATCAATTAGTGCGTCAGGAGCATCTGAATTTCCAGATGCTTTCAGGCGTTTATGGAAGGGCTTTACTACTTATAATCTGGATGAAGATATTGATCTTTCTAACATGACGGCGGTGGATGCGGGGGACGTTCCTATGCATGTCACCGATATCCGCAAATGCCATGACAATATCATTGCGGCTTCTAATGCACTGCATCAGCATTTCGGCACATCCACGGTGTGTGCAATTGGAGGCGATCATTCGATAACAGCCATGATGGTAAAAGGTCTGCATCAGGCTAAACCGCAGGAGAAGATTGGAATCCTTCAGTTTGATACCCATTTTGATTTAAGGGACCTATCTGATAATGGGCCGTCAAATGGGACTCCGATGAGGAACCTAATTGAGAGTGGGACGGTAGAACCTAGTAATATGTATAATATCGGTCTTCATGGTTTTTTTAACACGAAAGATTTGAAGCAATTTGCCGATGAAAAAGGGGTTAACTACTATACACTTCGTCAAGCAAGAAAAAAAGGAATAGAAGAAACAATCCGCCACTGTTTGGAGGAACTAGAAGCCAAGGTGGATACGATTTACTTAACCGTCGATATGGATGTTCTAGATATTGCGTATGCACCAGGAGTACCTGCATCAACGCCAGGTGGAATGACAACAGCAGAACTGCTAGATGGGGTACTAGCAGCTGCCAAACATCCAAAAGTGAAAACAATGGACATTGTCTGCCTTGACCCGCTTAAAGACACCCAAGTTCAACCAACAGTCAAACTCGGCACACACATATTTTTAACCTTTTTAACAGGGGTAATGTTGCGATAG
- the thiM gene encoding hydroxyethylthiazole kinase — MKKNSLFETLEKVREGRPLVHNITNVVVTNFTANGLLALGASPVMAYAEEEVADMAKIASSLVLNIGTLNSQTVESMIIAGKAANETGVPVIFDPVGAGATRYRTETAQKIMKEVNVSVIRGNAAEIANVVGENWEIKGVDAGDANGNIVEVAISAARKMKTVVVITGKEDIVTDGETIYVVKNGHPILTKVTGTGCLLTSVIGAFAGVEKDLIKAAVAALSFYGIAAEKAAEKTDKFGPGSFQFEFLNQLSLTSSRDIEQFALFEKISE; from the coding sequence GTGAAAAAAAACAGCTTGTTTGAAACATTGGAAAAGGTAAGAGAGGGAAGACCACTTGTACATAATATAACAAATGTCGTCGTTACAAACTTTACAGCAAATGGCCTGCTTGCCCTTGGTGCATCACCAGTCATGGCCTATGCAGAAGAAGAAGTAGCCGATATGGCTAAGATTGCTAGTTCGCTAGTGTTGAATATTGGTACCTTAAATTCGCAGACAGTCGAGTCTATGATTATTGCTGGAAAAGCTGCAAATGAAACCGGAGTACCAGTCATTTTTGATCCTGTAGGAGCTGGAGCAACACGTTACCGTACGGAAACTGCACAAAAGATTATGAAGGAAGTAAATGTATCAGTTATTCGAGGAAATGCGGCTGAAATTGCTAATGTTGTCGGCGAAAACTGGGAAATTAAAGGTGTAGATGCAGGTGACGCAAATGGCAATATTGTTGAAGTAGCCATCTCAGCTGCACGAAAAATGAAAACTGTCGTAGTCATCACGGGGAAAGAGGATATCGTGACTGATGGAGAAACAATCTATGTTGTTAAAAATGGACATCCAATATTAACAAAAGTTACGGGGACGGGTTGTCTATTAACCTCGGTAATAGGTGCCTTTGCTGGTGTGGAAAAAGATTTAATAAAGGCAGCAGTAGCAGCTTTATCCTTCTATGGAATTGCTGCAGAGAAGGCAGCAGAAAAAACAGATAAATTTGGACCTGGTAGCTTCCAATTTGAATTTTTAAACCAGTTATCATTGACTTCTTCTAGAGATATAGAGCAATTTGCATTATTTGAAAAAATCAGTGAGTAA
- a CDS encoding glutaredoxin family protein, whose amino-acid sequence MNKSVIVYTTNDCIECTMVKQVLTEEGIAFEARNVATNPEFQKEVEMYGFLGVPVTVFDGRAVKGFTNELKELMDLAKGNTDLER is encoded by the coding sequence ATGAATAAGTCCGTAATTGTCTATACAACGAACGACTGTATTGAATGTACAATGGTAAAACAGGTTTTAACAGAGGAAGGAATCGCTTTTGAGGCAAGAAACGTAGCCACAAACCCAGAATTTCAAAAAGAAGTAGAGATGTACGGTTTCTTAGGTGTGCCGGTAACTGTTTTCGATGGCAGAGCAGTAAAAGGCTTTACTAATGAATTAAAAGAGCTGATGGATTTAGCAAAAGGAAACACCGATTTAGAAAGGTAA
- a CDS encoding ABC transporter ATP-binding protein, producing MGASGLSNSSILSINDLSYSFDKEKPIFKQISMDICQGEFVSVIGASGSGKSTLFKLITGLLEPDQGDILINGHHARTRSGAVGYMPQKDLLLPWRTVVENVMLPLEVAKINKRSKLPEVREWLDRLGLATYENSYPNELSGGMRQRVAFLRTLMTGKDLLLLDEPFGALDSLTKRNMHTWLLGLWGELQKTVLFITHDLEEALLLSDRIYLLKNDYRVQEVQVNLPRPRSADLIYEAGFIWKRKELEWLIQDEN from the coding sequence ATGGGGGCGAGTGGCCTGTCTAATTCATCAATCTTATCAATTAATGATTTATCCTATTCTTTTGATAAAGAGAAGCCGATTTTCAAACAGATTTCGATGGACATTTGTCAGGGAGAATTTGTTTCCGTAATCGGTGCAAGCGGCTCTGGCAAAAGTACACTATTTAAGTTGATTACTGGATTACTAGAACCGGACCAAGGGGATATCCTCATTAACGGTCATCATGCCAGGACGAGATCAGGGGCTGTTGGTTACATGCCACAAAAGGATCTACTATTACCGTGGAGAACAGTGGTAGAAAATGTAATGCTTCCACTAGAGGTAGCAAAGATCAATAAGCGAAGCAAACTGCCTGAGGTTCGAGAATGGTTGGACCGATTGGGGCTCGCTACCTATGAAAATTCCTATCCAAATGAACTGTCTGGGGGAATGAGACAGCGAGTTGCTTTTTTAAGAACTCTTATGACAGGCAAAGATCTTTTATTACTAGATGAACCGTTTGGAGCACTGGATTCCTTGACGAAAAGGAATATGCATACCTGGTTATTAGGGCTGTGGGGGGAATTACAAAAAACGGTATTGTTCATCACCCATGATCTAGAGGAAGCCCTCCTACTAAGTGATCGTATTTATTTATTAAAGAATGATTATCGCGTACAGGAAGTCCAAGTGAACCTTCCTAGACCACGAAGTGCAGATCTGATTTATGAAGCAGGTTTTATATGGAAGAGAAAAGAATTGGAGTGGCTGATTCAAGATGAAAACTAG
- the thiW gene encoding energy coupling factor transporter S component ThiW, which yields MRKTHKLTLTAMMIAIGTLSSNLFYIPVGFTKVFPVQHFMNVLSAVLLGPYYAVAQAFCVSLIRNLIGTGSPFAFPGSMVGALLASLLFLKTRKIYLAFFGEVIGTGILGAMLCYPIATLFLGQKATLFGFIPLFIFSSFAGALIGFIILTLFLKKKVVKLEGTQAKV from the coding sequence ATGAGAAAAACACACAAACTTACTTTAACCGCCATGATGATTGCAATCGGAACTTTGTCCAGTAATCTTTTTTATATTCCCGTTGGCTTTACAAAGGTTTTTCCTGTTCAACATTTCATGAATGTATTGTCAGCAGTTCTTTTAGGGCCATATTATGCTGTGGCTCAAGCGTTCTGTGTCTCCCTTATTAGAAACTTGATCGGTACGGGATCACCGTTTGCTTTCCCAGGAAGTATGGTCGGTGCATTGCTCGCCTCCCTATTATTCTTGAAAACAAGGAAAATCTATCTTGCATTTTTTGGAGAAGTGATCGGGACGGGAATCCTTGGTGCTATGCTTTGTTATCCAATCGCAACACTATTCCTTGGACAAAAAGCAACATTATTTGGCTTCATTCCTTTATTTATTTTTAGCTCGTTCGCTGGTGCATTAATTGGGTTTATTATTTTAACTTTATTTTTAAAGAAAAAAGTTGTGAAACTAGAGGGAACGCAAGCAAAAGTATAA
- a CDS encoding acetylornithine deacetylase: MWNELAEKIAVEVESRKEELLELLSTLVAFPTVSPPARNTNEIQGFIKDYLDGLDFQTDQWDVYAGDPNVVGILKGESSGQFNSLIINGHVDVAEVGDDREWVSSPFSTRIIDSYVYGRGVADMKGGMAASLFAIKLLKEMGISLSGDLHFQSVIGEEVGEAGTQACVERGYTADYAVVVDTSDLHIQGQGGVITGWITIQSKETYHDGLRRKMIHAGGGVKGASAIEKMMKIITGLQELERHWAITKSYEGFPPGTNTINPAVIEGGRHAAFVADQCALWITVHFYPNEDFEEVIKEIEQHIGAVAAADPWLRENPPTFVWGGKSMIEDRGEIFPSLELDRDHLGTKALTASYEKMKMDMPNVGMSTTVTDAGWLGRAGIPTAIFGPGKLEDAHAVNEKLEICQLLDFTKIIALFIAEWCNTKKEG, encoded by the coding sequence ATGTGGAACGAATTAGCCGAGAAAATTGCAGTCGAGGTGGAATCAAGAAAAGAGGAACTTCTTGAATTGCTCTCCACGCTGGTGGCTTTCCCAACAGTAAGCCCACCTGCCCGAAATACAAATGAAATACAGGGATTTATTAAAGATTATCTAGATGGCCTGGACTTTCAAACGGATCAATGGGATGTATACGCAGGTGACCCAAATGTGGTGGGAATTTTAAAGGGTGAATCCTCTGGGCAGTTTAATAGTTTAATTATAAATGGGCATGTGGACGTGGCTGAAGTGGGAGATGACAGGGAGTGGGTTTCATCACCTTTTAGCACAAGGATAATAGATTCATATGTTTATGGACGTGGCGTGGCAGACATGAAAGGTGGAATGGCAGCATCCCTTTTTGCTATCAAGCTTTTAAAAGAGATGGGTATATCCCTAAGCGGTGATCTTCATTTTCAATCCGTAATTGGAGAAGAAGTGGGAGAAGCAGGGACACAAGCATGTGTTGAGAGAGGGTATACTGCTGATTATGCCGTAGTGGTCGATACTAGTGATTTACATATTCAAGGCCAAGGCGGAGTGATCACAGGTTGGATTACGATTCAAAGCAAAGAGACCTATCATGACGGACTCCGGCGAAAAATGATTCATGCAGGTGGTGGCGTAAAAGGTGCTAGCGCCATTGAAAAGATGATGAAGATTATTACAGGGCTTCAGGAGCTGGAGCGGCATTGGGCAATAACGAAAAGTTATGAAGGTTTTCCGCCTGGTACGAATACGATTAATCCCGCTGTGATCGAAGGAGGCAGGCATGCCGCTTTCGTGGCAGATCAATGTGCATTATGGATAACGGTCCACTTTTATCCTAATGAGGACTTTGAAGAAGTGATAAAGGAAATCGAACAACACATCGGCGCTGTAGCAGCTGCTGATCCGTGGCTTCGAGAGAATCCTCCAACCTTTGTTTGGGGAGGAAAGTCCATGATTGAGGACCGAGGTGAGATTTTTCCTTCATTAGAATTGGACAGAGATCACCTTGGAACAAAGGCTTTAACTGCTTCCTATGAAAAAATGAAAATGGATATGCCGAATGTTGGTATGTCAACTACCGTAACCGATGCAGGATGGCTCGGGCGGGCAGGAATTCCAACGGCCATTTTCGGACCGGGTAAATTGGAAGATGCTCATGCAGTGAATGAGAAGCTAGAAATTTGTCAGTTGTTAGATTTTACAAAAATCATAGCCTTGTTTATCGCAGAGTGGTGTAACACCAAGAAGGAGGGGTAA
- a CDS encoding glycosyltransferase family 4 protein, with amino-acid sequence MKVLVIWRLLTVGGVNAGWRNRSIYFKNHGIDTEFLYTTDHGGLHIMQDIAPVYLTKDEKEIQKIIKDNCYDAIIIVDTGAAYKWVRKANFQGPVIVEARTPELIKLMPHVKSFKGIQPELIIVPSQYQKRIVSILTNNVPIEVIYNGVDTSFFRALMEEEIDFQSEPILPNDKKIIGWIGRLDKRKNWPMLLEIAKKIKNERDDIEIWVIGGAQSVQREEFTAAWQQEQLTDIIKWFPVIPYQQMPHVYAKIRQSGGCTLATTKSESFGNTFIESMTCGVPVVASRMMPVTELVVEGETGLLFRGQNVEDAVNQIYGIIDDPIRFQQMSQAAINRVQQHFSIQTVADAYVNLLKKIVQKGGEVNGEGEMR; translated from the coding sequence ATGAAAGTACTAGTAATCTGGCGACTGCTCACTGTTGGCGGAGTAAATGCTGGATGGCGAAATCGCTCCATTTATTTTAAGAATCATGGCATTGATACCGAATTTCTTTACACAACTGATCATGGCGGGCTCCACATCATGCAGGACATTGCTCCTGTCTATTTAACGAAGGATGAAAAGGAAATTCAAAAAATTATTAAAGATAATTGTTATGATGCGATTATTATTGTTGATACGGGTGCGGCATACAAATGGGTTCGAAAAGCCAACTTTCAAGGACCTGTTATTGTAGAAGCCCGAACACCTGAACTAATTAAGCTTATGCCCCATGTAAAATCTTTTAAAGGAATTCAACCCGAATTAATCATCGTACCCTCTCAATATCAAAAACGAATTGTTTCCATATTAACAAATAATGTCCCCATTGAAGTCATATACAACGGTGTAGATACTTCTTTTTTCCGTGCATTAATGGAAGAGGAAATTGATTTTCAAAGTGAACCAATACTTCCAAATGATAAAAAAATTATCGGATGGATTGGCAGATTGGACAAACGTAAAAACTGGCCGATGCTACTTGAGATTGCAAAAAAGATTAAGAATGAACGAGACGATATTGAGATTTGGGTCATCGGTGGAGCACAGAGTGTACAGCGTGAAGAATTTACGGCAGCCTGGCAGCAAGAGCAGCTCACCGATATTATTAAATGGTTCCCGGTCATTCCATATCAGCAAATGCCTCATGTCTATGCAAAGATTCGTCAATCTGGTGGATGTACTCTTGCAACCACTAAATCAGAATCCTTTGGAAATACCTTCATTGAATCAATGACCTGTGGTGTACCTGTTGTGGCATCTAGAATGATGCCAGTAACAGAATTAGTGGTTGAGGGGGAGACAGGCTTACTATTTCGTGGACAAAATGTCGAAGATGCCGTCAATCAAATATATGGAATTATTGATGATCCAATACGCTTTCAACAGATGTCTCAGGCTGCAATTAATAGAGTTCAACAACATTTTTCCATCCAAACAGTTGCAGATGCATATGTGAATTTATTAAAGAAAATTGTCCAAAAGGGCGGAGAGGTAAATGGGGAGGGGGAGATGAGATGA
- the thiD gene encoding bifunctional hydroxymethylpyrimidine kinase/phosphomethylpyrimidine kinase, whose translation MKKALTIAGSDSGGGAGIQADLKTFQELQVFGMSALTAVTAQNTLGVHGVYPMSVEAVIKQIQAIGEDIGTDALKTGMLFNAEIIEAVSEQIKVFNWENVVVDPVMIAKGGASLLLQEAISAMKTYLLPLAMVITPNIPEAEVLTGMTIQSIEDKKEAARKLHAFGVKNIVIKGGHDENESEAIDLLFDGKEFYTFSSKRIITKNTHGTGCTFSAALTAELAKGASVYEAVLTAKDFIQAAIEEDLEIGQGHGPTNHWAYRKKRNGKEVAPS comes from the coding sequence ATGAAAAAAGCACTAACAATTGCTGGTTCAGATAGTGGTGGTGGAGCTGGAATTCAAGCAGACTTAAAGACGTTTCAGGAACTTCAGGTATTTGGCATGTCGGCATTAACGGCAGTTACCGCTCAAAATACATTGGGGGTCCACGGAGTGTATCCCATGTCTGTAGAGGCTGTGATCAAACAGATTCAAGCGATTGGTGAGGATATTGGAACGGATGCATTAAAAACAGGAATGCTGTTTAATGCTGAAATTATTGAAGCCGTGTCTGAACAAATTAAAGTTTTTAACTGGGAAAATGTTGTTGTTGACCCGGTGATGATTGCTAAAGGCGGAGCTTCCTTACTGTTACAAGAAGCTATTTCAGCGATGAAAACCTATTTACTGCCTCTAGCCATGGTCATCACACCGAACATTCCCGAAGCGGAAGTATTAACTGGAATGACGATCCAGTCAATTGAGGATAAAAAGGAAGCCGCGAGGAAATTACATGCATTCGGAGTCAAGAATATTGTTATTAAAGGTGGTCATGACGAGAATGAATCCGAGGCAATTGATTTATTATTCGATGGCAAAGAATTCTACACTTTTTCTAGCAAACGTATCATTACTAAAAATACGCATGGAACAGGGTGCACCTTCTCAGCTGCATTAACTGCAGAGCTGGCAAAAGGTGCTAGCGTGTATGAGGCAGTTTTAACTGCTAAGGATTTTATTCAGGCGGCGATTGAGGAAGATTTAGAGATTGGCCAGGGGCATGGACCAACCAATCATTGGGCCTATAGAAAAAAAAGAAATGGAAAAGAGGTGGCACCTTCATGA